The sequence tccttctttctttttttctttctctttctttctctctttctctctttctctctttcttctctctttctctctttctctctctctctctttctttcttctctctctttctttctttctttcttattttgacagagtctcactctgtcacccaggctggagtgcagtggcgtgatcttggctcactgccacctctgccacccaggttcaagcgattcttctgcctcagcctaccgagtagctgggactataggtgtgtgccaccaccaggcctggctaatttttgtatttttagtagagatggggtttcagcatcttggccaggctggtcttgaactcctgacctcgtgatccatccgtctcggcctcccaaagtgctgggattacaggcatgagccactgcgcctggccatcctttttttctgagatgggatctggctctgttgcccaggctgggctgcagtgatgtgatcatggctcactgcagcctcaaccttccaggctcaagtgattctcccacttcagcctcccaagtagctgggaacacaggcatatgccaccacacctgatgaatttttttaaaaaattattttctgtagagacaggggcctccctatgttatccaggctgatctgaaactcttgggctcaagttatcctcctgccttggcctcccaaagtgctgggattacaggcatgcgccaccgtgcccagccgcagcattattcttttttttttttttgagatggagtctcactctgtcgcccaggctggagtgcagtggccggatctcaactcactgcaagctccgcctcccgggtttacgccattctcctgcctcagcctcccgagtagctgggactacaggtgcctgccacctcgcccggctagttttttgtattttttagtagagacggggtttcactgtgttagccagcatggtctcgatctcctgacctcgtgatccgcccgtctcggcctcccaaagtgctgggattacaggcttgagccaccgcgcccggcccgcagCATTATTCTTAATAGTGAaagagtggaaacaacccaaatatccatcaacagaagaatgagtaaacaaagatggtctatccatacaatggcgtattattcaaccataacagaatgaagtactgatacatgctacaacatgaatgactCTTGAAAACATATGCTAAGAAAAAAAAGCCCAGCCGGACACAAAGCACCACAGATAGAATGATTTCAttaatatgaaatgtccagaatgggcaaatccaTAAAAACAGAAAGCGTAGTGATTTCCCAGGCTTGGAGTGGTGGGAAAGACTGGGGAGTGGGGTATGGGAAGTGACTGACAATAGGCATGGGGGTTTCTTTTTTGGGTGACGAAAATATGCTGGAATTAGATGGtgatgatagttgcacaactctgtgaatatactaaaacccaccGACTCATAGTCTTTTAagtggtgaattttatggtatgcaaATTTTGTCTCAGAAAAATGGCTGTGAAATGTTTTGAATGAAACAGAAATGCACCAAAATAAGCTTCTTTGACTGTGTGTGGGCAAGCACACCTGCAGAGAAACACgaggggtggggaggcaggaaggcagggttattaaaaaacaaaagtatggAAGAGTCTCTTTTCAAGGGAATGGCTCGACCTTGATGTGCATTTAGAAAAGCATGACCTCTCAGTAGGACATCTTTTACACACCAGAAAGACATTAGCCTCATAGCAGTTTGCCAAGCCGCATCTTAATAAAATGAGGATTTGAAAAAAGGGCCACTCCAGTCCTCCTtaatttcctactttttttttttttcccacaataaCTAACCCCTGGTAGAATATTCCCTTTTGCAACCATGTTTGCATTAGAGCATTGTGTATGTGGTGTTTTAAAACCAGGCAATTCAACATCACCTGTCAGTGACCTCATTACAGACAAAAGGCTGGCACTATGTCTGTGCCCAACCCATCTGGGAAAGTTGAGTGGGACCTAGGCACACGTTCAGGTTTTCCTTGATGCCAGGGAAATCATCTTTCCCTTCTTCATGATCCTCAGGTGGCTTTGTATACAACAGAACCTGAGCCATGCAGCTGCAGTGAGGTCAGCACTGGGTGTAAGACCCAATTTGTACAGAAAGTGTTCTGGGATCTTAGATAattctctgatcctcagtttccctACTTACATAACCAAGGAGGGCAAATGAGATGATCTCTTAAGGTAATTTTTGTTCAAATTGCTATCAATCTAATGTCAATCACTTCGGtgataaaatggaaaatctaCCGTACTCTTAGATCATCTCTGAGGCTGATGTAGAGGAGCAGATGTAGAGCACACTGAGGTTTTAGTTCCTTCTCAGACTCTCTGAATGACCTCAGGGTGACTTCAGCTCCCCTCCCCAAACCCCAATCTCTGGATCATGCATCACATCTCAGTGGGTCTTGCAGTTTGGATATTGTGTCTGCTTGGAAGTAAATTTCCTCCTCAGGGCACATCAAGGAGggataaaacatttcttttgggAAGTATTGAAAAGAGATACACACCACTACTACCACCATCACCGCAACATGActacatcaccaccaccaccatcatcatcatcaccaccaccatcaccactaccaccaccaccacaacactactacatcatcaccaccaccaccatcatcatcaccaccgccatcaccaccaccactaccatcatcaccacaccaccaccaccactaccacaacCACCACAACACTACCagatcaccaccaccaccaccatcatcatcaccaccatcatcaccaccactaccaccaccaccactaccaccaccatcactaccacaaCCACCACAACACTaccacatcaccaccaccaccaccaNNNNNNNNNNNNNNNNNNNNNNNNNNNNNNNNNNNNNNNNNNNNNNNNNNNNNNNNNNNNNNNNNNNNNNNNNNNNNNNNNNNNNNNNNNNNNNNNNNNNNNNNNNNNNNNNNNNNNNNNNNNNNNNNNNNNNNNNNNNNNNNNNNNNNNNNNNNNNNNNNNNNNNNNNNNNNNNNNNNNNNNNNNNNNNNNNNNNNNNNNNNNNNNNNNNNNNNNNNNNNNNNNNNNNNNNNNNNNNNNNNNNNNNNNcaccaccaccactaccaccaccgccaccatcatcaccaccaccaccagtatcactatcatcaccaccaccaccaccaccaacaccaacaCTACTGCCGTCATCACtgttaccatcaccaccactactaccaccaccactaccatgaccaccatcatcaccattaccatcattaCTGCTATCAtgaccaccatcactaccaccattctcatcaccaccactaccaccactaaACTACCACTGCTACCATCACTGcgatcatcactatcaccatcatcaacaccaccatcatcactaccaccaccatcactaccatcaccaccatcaccaccaccaccaccaatcatcaccaccataatcaccaccaccaccagcaccatcaccaccaccaaatCCCACCACATAATGGTAATGTAACAAACGAAACTAATAGCTCCCAAATAGTATCTTCATCCAGGTATTAATCTGagcattttcctcattttgaacTTGTTTTAATGTATGCATTTAAAGTCTGTATTAGGCCCCAGAAGATCTGCTTGACAGGTCAGTGTGGCACGCACTATTCTAATCATGCCAAAATAAGCTATAACAGTGCAGACGTACTTGTACTGACAGGCTAGCAAGCTGGCCTGCTGGTGCCTGCCTGTTCCCTTCTCACCAGGTCGAAGAGAAGTACCACACATCCAGTGTGCCAGGAGGCCCTTGGATGTGATCCCACTAGTCTCTGAGGGTGCTCAACGCATGCCTGACAGGTTGTAGGGAACGCATGCCCAAGGGTAGATCCAGGAGGCCTTGGCAGCTGCCCTGGGTGTTTGGGGCATTTAAAGCTAATGCCACCCTTCAATTCAGTGGTTGGAAGCTTTACACCAGCTCAGCAGGAATCACATCTGTCAGTCTGCAGTTAAATATAGAAAACCGAGCTGAAGCCACTGGCTCCAGACACCTGTCTGACCCTACTCACCACTCAGTCAAGTTTTAGAGATGTATAATGCTTGGTAAAGAGAACTGTGCTCTTTTCCTTTTATGGGAGCCATGTGGCAGGATTAACCTATTTTCACACTATTTGGAATTATACTGCTTATAGTTTTCTTtggaactattttcttttttctttttttttttttttttttgagacggagtctcgctgtgtcgtccaggctggagtgcagtggcgcgatctcggctcactgcaagctccgcctcccgggttcacgccattctcctgcctcagcctccagagtagctgggactacaggcgcccgctaccacgcccggctagtttttttttttttttgtatttttagtagagacggggtttcaccatgttagccaggatagtctcgatctcctgacctcgtgatccacccgcctcggcctgccacagcgctgggattacaggcttgagccaccgcacccggccggaactattttcaaatatatttcagccttttaaataatgaaaatcttgtatctatacttttttttcttttttaaaatttaagtaacaGTAGAAccaagcagaataaaataaatataaagtcaggtttaaagtcatattttttctaatttcgAGTTCGtgtgaaaactagaaaaatcttAAACCTGGTTTTCATGATCCTTTCTTTCTATAGGGGTGTGCAAATAAGTTTTATACATTTGCTTATAACTCacactctttttctcttctcaagATGGGAAACTAACTAGGTCAGATTAAAGCAGAGTATCAGCACTATTTTGACAAGGTATAATTTATCCCATAGGAACATCTTAACTGCAAATCCATTACTGAAATCCCATAGCTTCTTTAGTGGTTGAGTTCAAGTCCAGAgtcagacttgggttcaaatcccaaatCCTACTTCTGCATGGAAGAAATAAATGCAGTAGGCTGAAGATTATTCTGGATTGCCTACTTAAAGTAAAATTCCCCAACAATTCAGAATTTGTAATTCCATCTAAACTCAAATGATGTTAAAACAAGTACAAACAGTTTGTAATATAGTATAAATACTATTGCCTGGAGAAAAAGTTGCTTGAGAATTGAGGATGAGCCTATTAACTGTGTGTAACTCTATAGCTATTACTAAGTGCAGGTGATATAACTtaaaaaggtatatatatatgcctttgACAAAAAATTCCATTTGTGGAAATTTACTATTCTCATATGCACACtgataaatgaacaaaattattcattgttaCACTATGCTGTAAGTataaacctaaatgtccattggtAGGGAACTGGCTAAATAAAACAGCACATATGGACGCCACATATCCATTTAAAGGAGGGAAGCTCTCTGTAGGTTCAAGATACACTGTTTAGCAAAGAAGGCTGCAGAACTGTGTTAGTATCACATCATGTgtgtgaagaaaaaaaggaaatatgctacATGGGTTTGAAAATATATGGAATATTTCTGCAAGGATGTAAGAAAGATAACCATGATTAGAAAGGTTTCCCTCCAGGGAGGAAACTGTATCAAGGAATACAGGAAAAAGAGACACTCACTTTCCACTCCTCAGAATTTTGTACGGTATGTAGGAACTAttctaaaaatgctttttttttttttttcctgtaaaggaGATAAAGGTATAGTAGGACTTGCACATGAAGACACACAGCGTGTTTTCAAGTAGACGTGttttcaactaatatttattaaaggtATTTTAAAACTCAGGTTGATCTCTCATCTTAACTGTGATTGGTTCAATTTTACCATACCCAAAGAATAAATTCATTTGAGCTTTTACCTATGCCTTTGCTTTTTGTTAAAGGAAGAATTTAATGCAATGTGTTCAGAAAGTTACATTTGAATcgttaataaagagaaaaagggagagaaagaagagaggacacCATTCCGACACAAACGTTTATGTGATTTTAGCCATTACAACAGTAATTCAGAAATATCTCAAATGTTACATTGATGTCATCAATattacaaaaaagggaaaaaaagtgacAGGCAACAGTGAAGAGCACCAGAGACCCAGCGCACACCTAAAGTAGACCATGCTTCTTTCCTCCGACTGCCAGGGTACCGTCCCGGGAAGCCCCCCACCCCCTCGCTTTCCTCCTCCGCTTCCCCTAACCCGCCTCCGCCTCGCGGGGCATCTACGCCTCGTCCTCGCCCTCCTCCTCCTCGAACTCCCCCTGTTCGTCGGCCGTGGCGTCCTGGTACTGCTGGTACTCAGACACCAGGTCGTTCATGTTGCTCTCGGCCTCGGTGAACTCCATCTCGTCCATGCCCTCGCCCGTGTACCAGTGCAGGAAGGCCTTGCGCCGGAACATGGCCGTGAACTGCTCCGAGATGCGCTTGAACAGCTCCTGGATGGCCGTGCTGTTGCCGATGAAGGTGGCCGACATCTTCAGGCCGCGGGGCGGGATGTCGCACACGGCCGTCTTCACGTTGTTGGGGATCCACTCCACGAAGTAGCTGCTGTTCTTGTTCTGCACGTTGAGCATCTGCTCGTCCACCTCCTTCATGGACATGCGGCCCCGGAAGATGGCAGCCACCGTCAGGTAGCGGCCGTGGCGCGGGTCGCAGGCGGCCATCATGTTCTTGGAGTCGAACATCTGCTGGGTGAGCTCGGGCACGGTCAGGGCCCGGTACTGCTGGCTGCCCCGGCTGGTGAGGGGCGCGAAGCCGGGCATGAAGAAGTGCAGGCGCGGGAAGGGCACCATGTTCACCGCCAGCTTGCGCAGGTCTGCGTTCAGCTGGCCCGGGAAGCGCAGGCAGGTGGTGACCCCGCTCATGGTGGCCGACACCAGGTGGTTGAGGTCCCCGTAGGTGGGGGTGGT comes from Theropithecus gelada isolate Dixy chromosome 4, Tgel_1.0, whole genome shotgun sequence and encodes:
- the LOC112623492 gene encoding tubulin beta chain isoform X7, with amino-acid sequence MNMGLTPLAVTMETVICSWRESMFTTMKPLVTNMFRGPSLWIWSQARWIRLGLDHSARSSDQTISCLSGAGNNWAKGHYTEGAELVDSVLDVVRKESESCDCLQGFQLTHSLGGGTGSGMGTLLISKIREEYPDRIMNTFSVMPSPKVSDTVVEPYNATLSVHQLVENTDETYCIDNEALYDICFRTLKLTTPTYGDLNHLVSATMSGVTTCLRFPGQLNADLRKLAVNMVPFPRLHFFMPGFAPLTSRGSQQYRALTVPELTQQMFDSKNMMAACDPRHGRYLTVAAIFRGRMSMKEVDEQMLNVQNKNSSYFVEWIPNNVKTAVCDIPPRGLKMSATFIGNSTAIQELFKRISEQFTAMFRRKAFLHWYTGEGMDEMEFTEAESNMNDLVSEYQQYQDATADEQGEFEEEEGEDEA